The proteins below are encoded in one region of Reichenbachiella sp. 5M10:
- a CDS encoding tetratricopeptide repeat protein: MKKKLFLFWVIVLGPFGIAMAQVNMTKYITNDMFDTQPVFDLEDLEEEETESKSFIQLEIDKGMKLWEEGELDDAIALFEAMTESYSNFSQGYYWIGSIYLDKEDWVEARQNFNLAIKEDPLFYEARYMLGLISVYEGDYKEAKKEMEVLVNIPAYAAQGYHGLAMIATDQREYTRAWSMYNKCLKEDSLFREAYLPMASLDLQYFGNWKRALKRLNQAVSIDSMWQEARISRGLLSLMTKGGIDQFTKDLEVLIRQAPDNYHYRSIKGYLNIELEQYSEAVHSFYQALSMEVDSLNTGKYKFNTALKKNQNLQSALSYYFRENVELSDSTRRYIDRGICEFIEGNHKQAQVYYATAAGRQPHAVIDMLKAIQFQSMWGKDKEAILSYTAAIEKDSTIYACYFNRGGLYLSLQQDSLAMADFNQLIRLDPRAKVGYKNRANLRMRRGFSAKAYQDYTVAIMLDSTDSDLFYNRGYCLFTHAEFDRAIDDFKMAISFNEKDADSYYWWAMCKYNQQDTLSTLVLLDSASKIGKYNDDYHKYLLQLSIDLEKKDSQEEALNRLVKYNGWKSEYRYDRAKFYYHEGELDKALKDLEYLIRRDKGQGGYHYYKGMILSEQGNQKGAERALMKSQKLGYKEEKE, from the coding sequence ATGAAAAAGAAGTTGTTCCTCTTTTGGGTGATTGTACTTGGGCCGTTTGGGATTGCCATGGCTCAGGTCAATATGACCAAATACATAACGAATGACATGTTTGATACACAGCCAGTCTTTGATTTGGAAGACTTGGAGGAGGAAGAAACTGAGTCAAAGTCTTTTATTCAGTTGGAGATAGATAAGGGTATGAAGCTGTGGGAAGAAGGAGAGTTGGACGATGCGATTGCTTTATTTGAGGCGATGACTGAGTCGTACTCAAACTTTTCGCAGGGGTATTATTGGATAGGATCTATATATCTGGACAAGGAGGATTGGGTCGAGGCACGCCAAAATTTCAACTTGGCTATCAAAGAAGATCCTTTGTTTTACGAAGCCCGTTATATGCTAGGGCTGATTTCGGTGTATGAAGGGGATTATAAAGAAGCCAAAAAAGAAATGGAAGTGTTGGTCAATATCCCAGCCTATGCCGCTCAGGGCTACCACGGTTTGGCTATGATCGCTACGGATCAACGAGAGTACACTAGGGCATGGAGTATGTACAACAAATGTTTGAAAGAGGATTCGTTGTTTAGGGAAGCCTATTTGCCGATGGCATCTTTGGATCTTCAGTACTTTGGCAATTGGAAGCGTGCACTCAAGCGACTGAACCAAGCAGTATCCATCGATTCGATGTGGCAAGAAGCACGTATCTCGAGAGGACTACTGTCTCTCATGACTAAGGGCGGCATAGATCAGTTTACTAAGGACCTAGAGGTGCTCATCCGACAAGCACCTGACAACTATCACTACAGGTCCATCAAAGGGTATCTGAATATAGAGCTGGAGCAGTACTCCGAGGCGGTTCACAGTTTCTATCAAGCTCTGAGTATGGAAGTTGATTCTCTGAATACAGGGAAGTACAAGTTCAATACAGCGTTGAAGAAAAATCAGAATCTACAATCCGCTCTGAGTTATTACTTTCGTGAAAACGTGGAGTTGAGCGATTCGACACGGAGGTATATCGATCGGGGTATTTGTGAATTCATCGAAGGTAATCACAAACAAGCTCAGGTTTATTACGCGACCGCAGCAGGTCGGCAGCCACATGCGGTGATAGATATGCTCAAGGCGATTCAGTTCCAGTCCATGTGGGGCAAAGACAAGGAGGCTATCTTGAGCTATACCGCAGCGATCGAAAAGGACTCGACGATCTATGCTTGTTATTTCAACCGGGGAGGGCTTTACCTCAGCCTACAGCAGGACAGTCTCGCGATGGCTGATTTCAACCAACTGATTCGGTTGGACCCTCGGGCAAAAGTAGGGTACAAGAATCGAGCGAACCTCAGGATGCGACGAGGGTTCAGTGCCAAGGCTTACCAAGACTATACGGTAGCGATCATGTTGGATTCTACAGATAGTGATTTGTTTTACAACCGAGGGTATTGTTTGTTTACTCACGCGGAGTTTGATCGCGCCATAGATGATTTCAAAATGGCGATTTCTTTCAATGAGAAAGACGCAGATAGCTATTATTGGTGGGCGATGTGCAAATATAATCAGCAGGATACGTTGAGCACATTGGTGCTTTTGGACAGTGCTTCCAAAATTGGGAAGTACAACGACGACTATCACAAATACTTGCTGCAGTTGTCGATTGATTTGGAGAAGAAGGATTCGCAAGAGGAGGCTTTGAATCGACTGGTGAAGTACAACGGATGGAAGTCAGAGTATCGCTACGATAGAGCCAAATTTTATTACCATGAGGGAGAGCTGGACAAGGCCCTCAAGGATTTGGAATATTTAATCAGAAGAGACAAAGGACAAGGCGGATACCACTATTACAAAGGAATGATCCTCTCTGAACAAGGAAATCAAAAAGGAGCAGAACGAGCCCTGATGAAGTCTCAAAAACTAGGGTATAAAGAAGAGAAGGAGTGA
- a CDS encoding sorbosone dehydrogenase family protein, with the protein MKNVFAWMTVCASLLATVACSSTEDNKEPETNEEIEEPTGLLASLRLPEGFQISVYADDVKNARSMAMSPSGVLYVGTRDEGSVYALVDTDDDGEVDQKYVLAEGLNMPNGVAFRDGSLYVAEVNRLTRFDGIDAKLDNPGPGVVIYDDYPTDQHHGWKYIAFGPDGKLYVPVGAPCNICESKDEIYASITRMNPDGSDREIYASGVRNSVGITWDAEGALWFTDNGRDLLGDDMPPCELNKATQAGQHFGYPYCHGGDIGDPDFGSRFPCSDFVVPARKLGPHVAPLGLKFYTGDLFPTDYQGSIIIAEHGSWNRSKKIGYRLMQVKVENGKAVSYDVFVDGWLDEEEQEAWGRPVDVLVLEDGSILVSDDKAGQIYRITYTAP; encoded by the coding sequence ATGAAAAATGTATTTGCATGGATGACCGTATGTGCTAGCTTGCTTGCAACAGTAGCGTGCTCTTCAACCGAGGACAACAAAGAACCAGAAACTAACGAAGAAATAGAAGAACCGACAGGGCTCCTTGCTAGTCTGCGATTGCCTGAGGGGTTCCAAATATCGGTTTATGCCGATGATGTCAAAAATGCTCGATCAATGGCGATGAGTCCAAGTGGCGTGCTCTATGTAGGCACACGGGACGAGGGGAGTGTCTATGCTCTCGTTGATACGGATGATGATGGAGAGGTCGATCAGAAGTATGTCCTTGCAGAGGGACTCAATATGCCCAACGGAGTGGCCTTTCGAGACGGAAGTCTCTATGTGGCGGAGGTCAATCGCCTCACTCGTTTCGATGGGATCGATGCGAAGCTAGACAACCCCGGGCCGGGCGTGGTGATCTACGATGACTACCCTACGGACCAGCATCACGGATGGAAGTACATCGCGTTTGGTCCTGATGGCAAGCTCTACGTTCCCGTCGGAGCGCCTTGCAATATCTGCGAAAGCAAAGACGAAATCTACGCCTCCATCACCCGCATGAATCCCGACGGGAGTGATCGTGAGATCTATGCTTCTGGCGTACGCAACTCGGTCGGTATCACTTGGGATGCAGAAGGTGCCCTATGGTTTACAGACAATGGTCGTGACCTGCTCGGGGATGATATGCCTCCCTGTGAGCTCAACAAGGCAACCCAAGCAGGGCAGCACTTTGGCTATCCCTATTGTCATGGAGGTGATATCGGAGATCCGGACTTTGGGTCGAGGTTTCCATGTTCGGATTTTGTCGTACCTGCACGCAAGCTCGGCCCACACGTAGCACCATTGGGATTGAAATTCTACACGGGAGACTTGTTTCCTACTGATTATCAAGGATCGATCATCATCGCCGAGCATGGCTCATGGAACCGCAGCAAGAAAATAGGCTATAGACTCATGCAGGTCAAGGTAGAAAATGGCAAAGCCGTATCCTACGACGTATTCGTCGACGGCTGGCTCGATGAAGAGGAGCAGGAAGCCTGGGGTCGCCCTGTAGATGTCCTCGTGCTAGAGGACGGGTCGATACTCGTCTCTGATGACAAGGCTGGTCAGATCTACCGCATCACCTACACAGCGCCATGA
- a CDS encoding alpha/beta hydrolase, with the protein MIGTRQVSFETTAPYHTLYELTEDTQYVWIVCHGYGQLSERFVRQFQVLDAKTNFVISLQGLSRFYLPGHQKVGASWMTKEGREEELLNQSQYFAAVLKDCLDGQDWMDYKVNLLGFSQGASAICRLAAHSRLDFAHLILWAGSFPSELSPESFAHLSEGARVYGVLGSEDSYYTRELFGTEVSRLSAATGCIPVEVTYDGGHELRRDVLSTLVSKF; encoded by the coding sequence ATGATTGGTACACGTCAGGTGTCATTCGAGACGACAGCTCCCTATCATACGCTTTATGAGCTGACAGAGGATACACAGTATGTATGGATCGTATGTCATGGCTATGGGCAGTTGTCGGAGCGTTTCGTGAGGCAGTTTCAGGTGCTTGACGCAAAAACAAACTTCGTGATCAGTCTACAGGGCTTGTCTCGATTTTATCTGCCTGGACATCAAAAGGTAGGGGCTAGCTGGATGACCAAGGAAGGGAGAGAGGAAGAACTCTTGAATCAGTCGCAGTATTTTGCGGCGGTGCTCAAGGATTGTTTGGATGGGCAGGATTGGATGGATTATAAGGTCAATCTCCTAGGTTTTTCGCAGGGAGCTTCTGCGATATGTCGTTTGGCGGCTCATTCACGACTGGACTTTGCTCATTTGATATTGTGGGCGGGGAGTTTTCCATCCGAACTGAGCCCAGAGAGTTTTGCACACCTCTCCGAGGGCGCACGTGTCTATGGGGTACTTGGAAGCGAGGATAGTTACTATACGCGGGAGTTGTTTGGGACAGAGGTGTCTCGTCTTTCTGCCGCTACGGGTTGTATACCTGTAGAGGTGACTTATGATGGAGGGCATGAGTTGCGACGGGATGTGCTGAGTACTCTTGTTTCCAAATTTTAA
- a CDS encoding M1 family metallopeptidase produces MMRILKIWMMVFLPTLAMAQDRWQQRVEYKMEIEMDAEANRFTGVQELKYFNNSPDTLDRVYYHLYFNAFQPGSMMDVRSRTLPDPDRRVKDRIYHLDEEEIGFHHIQSLKQDGKKLDYTIDGTIMIVYLRKPILPGATTVFDMTFDSQVPLQIRRTGRDNSEGVRLSMAQWYPKMAEYDRSGWHTHPYIAREFYAPWGDFDVKISIDSAYTVAATGLLQNAGQIGKGYSDATPSSSRLTYHFKADNVHDFVWAADQDYAHDIVQMREGLVFHYFYQKDTLVDTWKGMQTYIKKAMPFIEEHFGAYGYSSYSVIQGGDGGMEYPMATLITGHRNLGSLVGVTIHEMMHSWYQMMMATNESYYAWMDEGFTTYASNLTMDYLFNPNYPKMNPHAANMRGYRRLVESGAEEPLTTHSDMFSTNAAYSTAAYSKGAITVRQLEYIVGTENLQAGLLQYYKQWRFKHPDMLDFQKVIEKQSDIELDWYFDFWVKTTKTIDYSINQVYAQDRKTHIQLERIGEMPMPVDIKVTTQSGDEKWYHISLGLMRGAKPIAKGAEQLTNWPWVYPYYSFEIDMPLSEIAKIEVDPYQYTADMNTENNVYPLKSSTVELKGVIQE; encoded by the coding sequence ATGATGAGGATTCTAAAAATATGGATGATGGTGTTCTTGCCAACCCTAGCGATGGCACAGGATAGATGGCAACAGCGTGTAGAGTACAAGATGGAAATTGAGATGGATGCAGAAGCCAATCGCTTTACGGGCGTGCAAGAGCTCAAGTATTTCAACAATTCTCCAGACACACTTGACAGAGTATATTATCATTTGTATTTCAATGCCTTTCAGCCAGGCAGTATGATGGATGTGAGGAGCAGGACACTGCCAGACCCAGATCGCCGTGTGAAGGATCGTATTTATCACCTCGATGAGGAGGAGATTGGCTTCCACCACATCCAGTCTCTCAAGCAGGACGGAAAAAAACTCGACTATACTATTGATGGTACAATCATGATTGTCTACTTGCGCAAACCAATACTGCCAGGAGCTACGACGGTGTTTGATATGACGTTTGACAGTCAAGTACCGTTGCAGATACGTCGTACCGGTCGTGACAACAGCGAAGGGGTTCGTCTCTCGATGGCACAGTGGTATCCTAAAATGGCGGAATACGACCGTAGTGGATGGCACACGCATCCCTACATCGCCCGTGAGTTTTATGCCCCATGGGGAGATTTTGATGTCAAGATATCTATAGACAGTGCCTATACTGTAGCAGCCACAGGCTTGCTCCAAAATGCCGGCCAGATCGGCAAGGGCTACAGCGATGCGACGCCTTCAAGCTCGCGATTGACCTATCATTTCAAAGCGGACAATGTACATGACTTTGTCTGGGCAGCTGATCAAGACTATGCGCACGATATCGTACAGATGAGAGAGGGGTTGGTGTTCCATTATTTCTACCAAAAGGATACGTTGGTCGATACCTGGAAGGGGATGCAGACATACATCAAAAAGGCCATGCCGTTCATAGAGGAGCATTTTGGAGCATACGGTTATTCGAGCTACTCGGTCATCCAAGGAGGAGACGGGGGGATGGAGTACCCGATGGCGACTCTCATTACAGGACACAGAAATCTCGGTAGTCTGGTCGGGGTGACAATCCACGAAATGATGCACAGTTGGTACCAGATGATGATGGCGACCAACGAGAGCTACTATGCATGGATGGACGAAGGGTTCACGACGTATGCGTCTAATTTGACAATGGACTACTTGTTTAACCCAAACTACCCCAAAATGAACCCGCATGCTGCCAATATGCGAGGCTATCGCCGATTGGTTGAGTCAGGAGCCGAAGAGCCTTTGACGACACACTCAGATATGTTTAGTACCAATGCTGCGTATAGTACGGCTGCCTATTCCAAGGGAGCGATCACTGTGCGTCAGTTGGAGTACATCGTAGGTACTGAAAACCTCCAAGCAGGTTTGCTACAGTATTATAAGCAGTGGAGATTCAAACATCCAGATATGCTTGACTTCCAAAAAGTCATAGAAAAACAAAGCGACATTGAACTGGATTGGTATTTTGATTTTTGGGTAAAAACTACCAAGACAATTGACTATAGTATCAACCAAGTCTATGCACAGGACCGCAAGACACACATACAATTGGAGCGCATTGGAGAGATGCCGATGCCTGTAGATATCAAAGTGACTACTCAGTCAGGAGACGAAAAGTGGTACCACATTTCTCTCGGACTGATGCGTGGGGCCAAACCGATAGCCAAGGGAGCAGAGCAGTTGACCAATTGGCCGTGGGTGTATCCCTATTATTCGTTTGAGATAGACATGCCTTTGTCCGAGATTGCCAAAATCGAGGTAGACCCTTATCAATATACCGCAGATATGAATACCGAAAATAATGTTTATCCCCTCAAATCATCAACTGTAGAATTAAAAGGTGTAATTCAAGAATAA
- a CDS encoding DEAD/DEAH box helicase, with amino-acid sequence MKFKEVGIQSPVLEGIEAMGFENTTPIQEKAIPVILEGKDLIACAQTGTGKTAAFLLPTIQQIQNQQSHGSIDALIIVPTRELAIQIDQQMQGLGYFVDISSLAIYGGGDGASWDVQKKALVNGANIIIATPGRLIAHLNQEYVDLSKVRHFILDEADRMLDMGFYDDIKKIMEGLPVKRQNLMFSATMPPKMRKLAKEVLNENPEEINIAISKPSEAIVQAAFMTYDGQKLDLIKHLLTAKPLDSVFVFLSKKTEVDRAAAEIRKLGINAAPIHSGLEQSKRETVLQDFINKKINVLVATDVMSRGIDIKGIDMVINYNVPGDAEDYVHRIGRTGRAESKGIAFTFVNEDDMFKFSKIEELIEKEILKVPLPQHIGEGPVYNPQSSAKNKGNGGRPKRGFSNRKKR; translated from the coding sequence TTGAAATTTAAAGAAGTTGGCATCCAGAGCCCTGTCCTAGAGGGGATTGAGGCAATGGGTTTTGAGAACACGACGCCCATTCAAGAGAAGGCGATCCCAGTCATATTGGAAGGAAAGGATTTGATTGCCTGTGCACAGACAGGGACAGGGAAGACCGCAGCGTTCCTTTTGCCGACCATTCAGCAGATTCAGAACCAGCAGAGTCACGGATCTATCGACGCATTGATCATCGTACCGACGCGTGAGTTGGCTATTCAGATCGATCAGCAGATGCAAGGACTGGGGTATTTCGTAGACATCAGCTCGCTTGCCATCTATGGCGGAGGAGATGGCGCGTCATGGGATGTGCAGAAAAAAGCATTGGTCAATGGAGCCAATATTATCATTGCTACGCCAGGTCGATTGATTGCTCACCTCAATCAAGAGTATGTAGATCTATCCAAGGTCAGACACTTTATCCTCGATGAAGCTGATCGTATGCTTGATATGGGGTTTTATGATGACATTAAGAAAATCATGGAAGGCTTGCCTGTCAAAAGACAGAACTTGATGTTTTCGGCAACTATGCCTCCCAAAATGCGGAAATTGGCCAAAGAAGTACTCAACGAAAACCCTGAGGAGATCAATATTGCAATATCCAAGCCGAGTGAAGCAATCGTACAGGCAGCATTCATGACATACGATGGGCAGAAACTGGACTTGATCAAACACTTGCTTACCGCAAAACCTTTGGATAGTGTCTTTGTCTTTTTGTCCAAGAAAACAGAGGTCGATAGAGCAGCAGCAGAAATACGAAAACTTGGTATCAATGCTGCACCAATACACTCTGGATTGGAGCAATCCAAAAGGGAGACCGTCTTGCAGGATTTTATCAACAAGAAAATCAACGTCCTTGTAGCAACTGATGTAATGAGCCGTGGAATTGACATCAAAGGTATCGACATGGTGATCAACTACAATGTCCCTGGTGATGCAGAGGACTATGTGCACCGTATCGGACGGACAGGTAGAGCTGAATCCAAAGGGATCGCCTTTACATTCGTCAATGAAGACGATATGTTCAAGTTTAGTAAAATAGAGGAATTGATAGAAAAGGAGATTCTCAAAGTGCCCCTGCCACAACACATAGGAGAGGGCCCCGTGTACAATCCCCAATCGAGTGCTAAAAATAAAGGCAACGGAGGGCGTCCAAAGCGTGGGTTTTCAAATAGAAAAAAGAGATAA
- a CDS encoding LexA family transcriptional regulator translates to MEVAKLNENIKYLRKKFGYTQETFAVAIGIKRSLVGAYEEGRADPRLANLLRMSELFNVSVDTLISQDVSSLPEDELYIRNQEAKVLSITVDSEDNENIELIPQKASAGYLNGYADPEYIENLPKFQLPMLPQNATYRAFEISGDSMLPLLPGTIIIGKYIERVSDIKNGKTYVLLSKEEGVVYKRVFNYVDENGMLFLVSDNKTYSPYQVEAKNIIEVWESKAFISIDFPDPSTAVPEMNISELTGIVANLQNEIVKLKEGK, encoded by the coding sequence ATGGAAGTGGCTAAACTGAACGAGAATATCAAATACCTAAGAAAGAAGTTTGGGTATACGCAGGAGACATTCGCTGTAGCGATAGGAATCAAGCGGTCACTCGTAGGAGCGTATGAGGAGGGTAGAGCTGATCCTCGCCTTGCTAATCTGCTGAGAATGTCAGAACTTTTTAATGTAAGTGTGGACACGTTGATTAGTCAAGATGTGTCCAGTCTGCCAGAGGATGAGTTGTATATCCGCAATCAAGAAGCGAAGGTGTTGTCCATCACTGTAGACAGTGAGGATAATGAGAATATCGAATTGATTCCTCAAAAAGCATCGGCGGGATACTTGAATGGCTATGCTGATCCCGAGTATATCGAAAATTTACCGAAGTTTCAGTTGCCTATGTTGCCTCAGAATGCTACGTATCGAGCTTTTGAGATCTCAGGGGATTCGATGCTGCCATTGTTGCCTGGTACGATTATTATCGGAAAGTATATTGAGCGTGTCTCGGATATTAAGAATGGTAAAACCTATGTCTTGCTGAGCAAAGAAGAGGGTGTGGTGTATAAGCGAGTGTTCAACTATGTGGATGAGAATGGGATGCTGTTTTTGGTCTCAGACAACAAGACATACTCTCCCTACCAAGTAGAAGCCAAAAACATCATTGAGGTGTGGGAGTCCAAGGCCTTTATTAGTATTGATTTTCCGGACCCATCTACAGCCGTGCCAGAGATGAATATCAGTGAGCTCACGGGTATTGTCGCCAATCTTCAAAATGAAATTGTAAAGCTGAAGGAAGGGAAATAA
- a CDS encoding porin, translating to MRLLVLGVVFLGITMSTHAQTFLGSKLGNGLRFTAADSSFSTQINLRFQSRYSGVVNLDDNSYTDNFLIRRYRIKFKGFIYDPTIQYKIELGLSNRDQGNFYNENSGAANIVLDAVLKWEFKEGWVLWAGQTKLPGNRERVISSGAMQFTERSELNAFYNLDRDMGLQLHHEHEIGDWVVREIGSISMGEGRNVTASNIQGYDYTARIEFLPFGKFKKKGDYFGGDLMREPKPKLSVGITYDFNDNNNRERGQLGRFLDTHVDISSWYADLMFKYHGFSIMSEYANRRIANGPAFGLDELGSQRYFYMGEAFNFSTGYLFKNNIEIAGRYVINRPKSVDISPDSEIITLNLSKYISGHTLKLQSSASYIQNHGGANELLFMCQAEIGF from the coding sequence ATGAGATTATTAGTTTTGGGAGTGGTGTTTCTTGGCATCACTATGTCTACACATGCACAAACTTTTTTAGGTAGCAAACTCGGCAATGGCTTGCGTTTCACTGCTGCAGATTCATCTTTTAGTACACAAATAAACCTACGGTTTCAGTCGCGCTACTCTGGAGTAGTCAACTTGGATGACAACTCCTACACCGACAACTTTCTCATCAGACGGTACCGAATCAAGTTCAAAGGATTCATCTACGATCCTACGATCCAATATAAAATTGAGCTTGGATTATCCAATAGAGACCAAGGAAACTTCTACAATGAGAACAGTGGTGCGGCCAATATAGTATTGGATGCTGTACTAAAATGGGAGTTCAAAGAAGGCTGGGTACTCTGGGCAGGACAAACCAAACTCCCCGGCAACCGCGAAAGGGTTATTTCTTCGGGAGCCATGCAGTTCACCGAGCGTAGTGAACTCAACGCCTTTTATAACCTAGATAGGGACATGGGCCTACAACTCCACCACGAACACGAGATAGGTGACTGGGTAGTTCGAGAGATTGGTTCTATCTCCATGGGAGAAGGAAGAAACGTCACCGCTTCCAATATCCAAGGATATGATTACACGGCACGAATAGAGTTCCTACCCTTTGGAAAGTTCAAGAAGAAAGGAGATTATTTTGGAGGAGATTTGATGAGAGAGCCCAAACCAAAACTATCCGTGGGCATCACTTATGACTTCAATGACAACAACAACAGAGAAAGAGGACAATTGGGACGATTCCTTGATACACATGTAGACATCAGCAGTTGGTATGCAGACCTGATGTTCAAGTATCATGGCTTCAGTATCATGTCAGAGTATGCCAATAGACGCATAGCCAACGGGCCTGCCTTTGGTCTAGATGAGCTAGGTAGTCAACGTTACTTCTACATGGGTGAGGCTTTCAACTTCTCCACAGGCTACTTGTTCAAAAACAACATAGAGATTGCAGGAAGATACGTCATCAATAGACCCAAAAGTGTAGATATATCCCCAGATTCAGAAATCATCACACTCAATCTCTCCAAGTATATCTCAGGTCATACACTAAAATTGCAAAGCAGTGCTTCTTATATCCAAAACCATGGAGGAGCAAATGAATTGTTATTCATGTGCCAGGCAGAAATAGGATTCTAA
- a CDS encoding Na/Pi symporter gives MDKKQEIKTASILKFVFSIAIALFIFLWSLDLMTEAFHIISSDTVSSLLKVIANPFVSLFIGIFITAVIQSSSTSTSLIVAIVASGSLSIQNAVPMIMGANIGTTLTSTIVSLSYITNNKQFKNAIATGVMHDFFNIMTVIILFPLEWKYQILSNLSLHITSLLGIHTSQQYITTTKNLGLFDTINNYLIQIIEYKSILIILSTLSLLLSIKIISKTISNRLIGTAQEKFEEVFFKNNFNAFSLGAVLTAVIQSSSITTTIIVPLGATEKIKIAKLFPYIVGANVGTTITALIAALNKSEAAMNIALVHFLFNAIGAIIFLIIPILKTLPILYARKFGMMTMQYKVVGFFYILFIFFVLPLSLIFLDKIVTFQ, from the coding sequence ATGGACAAAAAACAAGAAATCAAAACAGCCAGCATTCTAAAATTCGTATTCAGTATAGCAATTGCTCTGTTTATATTTCTTTGGTCTCTAGACCTGATGACTGAAGCTTTTCACATCATCAGTAGCGACACTGTCTCTAGCTTACTCAAAGTCATTGCCAATCCTTTTGTCAGCCTATTCATTGGCATCTTCATCACGGCAGTCATCCAAAGCAGTTCGACAAGCACTTCGCTGATCGTAGCAATCGTAGCATCTGGTAGTCTCTCTATACAAAATGCCGTCCCCATGATCATGGGAGCCAATATCGGAACAACCTTGACTAGCACCATTGTCTCACTCTCCTACATTACCAACAACAAACAATTTAAAAATGCCATAGCTACAGGTGTCATGCATGATTTTTTCAACATCATGACTGTGATCATCCTATTCCCACTGGAGTGGAAATATCAAATTCTATCCAACCTATCTCTACACATCACCTCACTGCTAGGTATTCACACCTCACAGCAATATATCACTACGACCAAAAACCTCGGGTTATTTGACACTATCAACAACTACCTCATACAAATCATAGAATACAAGTCCATCCTAATCATCCTCTCTACGCTCAGCCTATTGCTCTCGATCAAAATAATATCCAAGACCATTAGCAACAGGCTCATTGGCACGGCTCAAGAAAAATTTGAAGAGGTGTTTTTCAAAAACAACTTCAATGCTTTCAGCTTAGGGGCTGTGCTGACAGCTGTGATACAATCTAGCTCAATCACAACCACTATCATCGTCCCGCTAGGCGCTACCGAAAAAATCAAAATAGCCAAACTTTTCCCCTACATCGTTGGGGCCAATGTAGGAACAACCATCACTGCACTCATAGCCGCGCTCAACAAATCTGAAGCTGCTATGAATATCGCATTGGTACATTTCTTATTCAATGCCATAGGCGCTATCATATTCCTGATCATCCCCATACTCAAAACCCTACCCATACTTTATGCACGTAAATTCGGCATGATGACCATGCAATACAAAGTAGTTGGCTTCTTTTACATCTTATTTATCTTCTTCGTTTTGCCACTCTCTTTGATCTTCTTAGACAAGATCGTGACCTTCCAATAG